In Acidobacteriota bacterium, the following are encoded in one genomic region:
- a CDS encoding (2Fe-2S)-binding protein has protein sequence MARVAITVNGKRRTAEVEPRLLLVHFLREQLNLTGAHVGCDTSQCGACTVLVDGRSAKSCTLFAVQADGSEVTTIEGLAQDGQLHPLQEGFWEEHGLQCGYCTPGMILSAVNLLADNPEPSEQEIREGLDGNLCRCTGYQHIVNAVQYAAARAAEGDDTNAAEPSTGMNAPGK, from the coding sequence ATGGCGCGGGTCGCGATTACGGTCAATGGGAAGCGTCGGACGGCGGAGGTGGAGCCGCGGCTGCTGCTGGTGCACTTTCTGCGGGAGCAGCTCAACCTCACGGGCGCGCACGTCGGATGCGACACCAGTCAGTGCGGGGCGTGCACGGTGCTGGTGGACGGGCGGAGCGCCAAGTCCTGCACCCTCTTTGCGGTGCAGGCCGATGGTTCGGAGGTGACGACGATCGAGGGGCTCGCGCAGGACGGGCAGCTCCATCCGCTGCAGGAGGGGTTCTGGGAAGAACACGGCCTGCAGTGCGGCTACTGCACGCCCGGCATGATCCTGTCGGCGGTCAACCTGCTGGCTGACAATCCCGAGCCGAGCGAGCAGGAGATCCGCGAGGGGCTGGACGGCAACCTCTGCCGCTGCACCGGCTATCAGCACATCGTCAACGCGGTGCAGTACGCGGCGGCGCGTGCGGCGGAAGGCGATGACACCAACGCCGCCGAACCCTCGACGGGCATGAACGCCCCCGGCAAGTAA
- a CDS encoding NAD-dependent succinate-semialdehyde dehydrogenase encodes MEARTTATLGDRALFRQQCYVNGRWTEALNGGAMEVDNPATGEILGTVPAFGREETRAAIEVADAAWNGWRSRAAKERARLMRRWFELMMAYQDDLAVLMTSEQGKPLAESRGEIAYAASFVEWFGEEAKRVYGDVINHPQPGRRIVVLKQPIGVVASITPWNFPAAMITRKCAPALAAGCPVVIRPASQTPFTALALAELADRAGIPPGVVNVITGPSGPMGAELTSNPTVRKLSFTGSTEVGKLLMSQCASTVKKVSLELGGNAPFIVFDDADLDAAVAGAMASKYRNTGQTCVCANRVLVQDGVYNAFATKMAAAVAELKVGNGLEEGAQQGPLIDMRAVEKVEEHIADAVGKGATIAVGGGRHALGRTFFEPTLLTGVTPAMAVAREETFGPLAPLFRFSTEEEAVRMANDTEFGLAAYFYSRDIGRIWRVSEGLEYGIVGVNEGIISNEVAPFGGVKESGIGREGSKYGMDDFVEIKYLCMGGIDA; translated from the coding sequence ATGGAGGCCAGGACGACAGCGACCCTCGGTGACCGCGCCCTGTTTCGCCAGCAGTGCTACGTGAACGGCCGCTGGACCGAGGCGCTGAACGGCGGCGCGATGGAGGTCGACAATCCAGCTACAGGCGAGATTCTCGGCACCGTTCCCGCCTTCGGCCGGGAGGAGACACGGGCCGCCATCGAGGTCGCCGACGCGGCGTGGAACGGTTGGCGCTCCCGCGCGGCCAAGGAGCGCGCCCGGCTGATGCGCCGGTGGTTCGAGCTGATGATGGCGTATCAGGACGACCTCGCGGTGCTGATGACGAGCGAGCAGGGCAAGCCGCTCGCCGAGTCGCGAGGCGAGATCGCCTACGCCGCGTCCTTCGTGGAGTGGTTCGGCGAAGAGGCGAAGCGCGTCTACGGCGACGTCATCAACCATCCGCAGCCCGGCCGGCGGATCGTGGTGCTGAAGCAGCCGATCGGCGTCGTTGCCTCGATTACGCCGTGGAACTTCCCGGCCGCGATGATCACCCGCAAGTGCGCGCCGGCGCTCGCAGCGGGGTGCCCGGTCGTGATCCGTCCGGCCTCGCAGACGCCGTTCACGGCCCTCGCGCTGGCGGAGCTCGCCGACCGCGCGGGCATCCCGCCCGGAGTAGTCAACGTGATCACCGGTCCGTCCGGTCCCATGGGGGCGGAACTCACCTCGAATCCCACCGTCCGCAAGCTGTCGTTCACCGGTTCCACCGAGGTGGGCAAGCTGCTGATGTCGCAGTGCGCATCGACGGTGAAAAAGGTCAGTCTGGAGCTGGGTGGCAACGCCCCGTTCATCGTCTTCGACGACGCCGATCTCGACGCGGCGGTGGCCGGCGCAATGGCCTCGAAGTACCGCAACACGGGGCAGACCTGCGTCTGCGCCAACCGCGTGCTCGTGCAGGATGGCGTCTACAACGCGTTCGCCACGAAGATGGCCGCGGCGGTCGCGGAACTCAAGGTCGGTAACGGCCTGGAGGAGGGAGCCCAGCAAGGTCCGCTTATCGACATGCGCGCGGTCGAGAAGGTCGAGGAGCACATAGCGGACGCGGTCGGCAAGGGAGCGACGATCGCCGTCGGCGGCGGACGCCACGCCCTGGGCCGCACTTTCTTCGAGCCGACCCTGCTGACCGGTGTCACCCCGGCGATGGCGGTGGCGCGCGAGGAGACGTTCGGTCCCCTCGCCCCGCTCTTCCGGTTCTCGACCGAGGAAGAGGCGGTCCGGATGGCCAACGACACCGAGTTCGGTCTCGCCGCCTATTTCTACAGCCGCGACATCGGCCGCATCTGGCGTGTTTCGGAAGGCCTGGAGTACGGCATCGTCGGTGTCAACGAGGGGATTATCTCGAACGAAGTAGCTCCGTTCGGGGGCGTCAAGGAATCGGGGATCGGCCGCGAGGGGTCGAAGTACGGCATGGACGACTTCGTCGAGATCAAGTACCTCTGCATGGGCGGAATCGACGCGTAG
- a CDS encoding PIN domain-containing protein, which produces MSEREFLDTNVLIYADDARDPLKQAHARMLIERLLSERRGVLSIQVLQEFFSAATRKLGMASEDARRRVLLYSRFDVVALGPVDLLAAIDLHRLHHLSFWDALIVRAALNGSCATLHTEDLQTGCVVETLTVRNPFATRDRR; this is translated from the coding sequence ATGAGCGAGCGTGAGTTTCTCGATACGAACGTCCTGATCTACGCCGACGATGCACGGGATCCTTTGAAACAGGCACACGCCCGTATGCTGATAGAACGCCTCCTGAGCGAGCGTCGTGGCGTTCTGTCCATACAGGTCCTGCAGGAGTTCTTCTCGGCTGCCACGCGGAAGCTCGGCATGGCGAGCGAGGACGCCCGCCGCCGCGTCCTCCTCTACTCGCGTTTCGATGTGGTGGCCCTAGGTCCCGTGGATCTCCTTGCAGCGATCGATCTCCACAGACTGCATCACCTCTCCTTCTGGGACGCGCTCATCGTGCGGGCGGCTCTCAATGGATCCTGCGCGACGCTCCACACCGAGGACTTGCAGACCGGTTGCGTTGTTGAGACTCTGACGGTCCGGAACCCGTTCGCGACCCGGGATCGCCGGTGA
- the bla gene encoding subclass B3 metallo-beta-lactamase translates to MLMMRKRMLRTVFATGLAFAITLAAAAPAVAQRDNWARPFPGHRVIGNLYAVGTYDLAVFLVTSEEGHFLINTGLEDSTELIRQNIESLGFDFEDIRVLLQMQAHWDHTAALAEIKEITGAEMWATADDAPVLEDGGFSDPHFGGEQSFQPVEVDRIIADGDVLELGAARLTVVEMPGHTAGSSGYAMTVHEAGRDYDVIIANMGTINPGKQLVVDPTYPGVADDFAETFRKQKAMDIDVWVAAHGSQYNLHDKWAPGNPYDPNTFVDPDGFRLAVERLEQAYLDQLEEERGGR, encoded by the coding sequence ATGCTCATGATGCGGAAGCGGATGCTTCGAACTGTTTTCGCGACCGGCCTGGCCTTTGCAATCACCCTGGCCGCCGCCGCTCCGGCGGTGGCCCAGCGCGACAACTGGGCCCGGCCTTTCCCCGGTCACCGGGTCATCGGCAACCTGTATGCCGTCGGCACCTACGATCTGGCGGTGTTCCTCGTCACTTCCGAGGAGGGTCACTTCCTCATCAACACCGGCCTCGAGGATTCGACCGAACTGATCCGGCAGAACATCGAGTCGCTCGGTTTCGACTTCGAGGACATCAGAGTGCTCCTGCAGATGCAGGCGCACTGGGATCACACGGCGGCGCTGGCCGAGATCAAGGAGATCACCGGCGCGGAGATGTGGGCGACGGCCGACGACGCTCCCGTGCTGGAGGACGGCGGCTTCAGCGACCCGCACTTCGGCGGCGAGCAGTCGTTCCAGCCGGTCGAGGTGGACCGCATCATCGCCGACGGCGATGTCCTCGAGCTGGGGGCGGCGCGGCTGACCGTGGTGGAGATGCCGGGCCATACTGCAGGGAGTTCCGGCTACGCGATGACCGTCCACGAGGCGGGACGTGACTACGACGTCATCATCGCGAACATGGGGACCATCAACCCGGGCAAGCAACTCGTCGTCGATCCCACCTACCCGGGCGTCGCGGACGATTTCGCGGAGACGTTCCGCAAGCAGAAGGCCATGGACATCGACGTCTGGGTCGCCGCGCACGGCTCGCAATACAACCTCCACGACAAGTGGGCGCCGGGCAACCCCTACGACCCGAACACGTTCGTCGACCCCGACGGGTTCCGTCTCGCCGTGGAGCGGCTGGAGCAGGCCTATCTGGATCAGCTCGAGGAGGAACGCGGGGGCCGCTGA
- a CDS encoding type II toxin-antitoxin system VapC family toxin: MQLPDVNVLIYAHREDSPEHARYASWLRALTHSPEPFAVSETVLASFLRLVTNGRIFTPPTPMETAIAFCQRLATQPRAVVARPTPQHWKIFVELCREIEGPLVSDAYLAALAIEHGCELITTDSDFARFPGLRWRHPLSA; this comes from the coding sequence GTGCAGTTACCCGACGTCAACGTCCTGATCTACGCGCATCGAGAAGACTCTCCGGAGCACGCGCGCTACGCGTCCTGGTTGCGGGCGCTGACGCATTCCCCGGAGCCCTTTGCCGTGTCGGAGACCGTACTGGCCAGTTTCCTCCGTCTGGTGACGAACGGAAGGATCTTCACTCCCCCGACGCCGATGGAAACGGCCATCGCATTCTGTCAGCGACTCGCGACACAACCGCGGGCCGTTGTGGCGCGGCCCACGCCTCAGCACTGGAAGATCTTCGTCGAGTTGTGCCGGGAGATCGAAGGACCTCTGGTGTCGGATGCCTACCTTGCCGCGCTGGCAATCGAGCACGGTTGTGAGCTGATCACGACGGACAGCGATTTCGCCCGCTTCCCGGGCCTCCGTTGGCGGCATCCACTCAGCGCCTGA
- a CDS encoding ribbon-helix-helix protein, CopG family, with protein sequence MRTTITLDEQLLAQLKRRAAESGTSVSRLIEQAVRLFVRAPTHTVDEEPFELITFGAGGEFSRHNIDKASALLEAEDRERYGSGS encoded by the coding sequence ATGCGGACGACGATCACGCTGGACGAGCAACTCCTCGCGCAACTGAAGCGGCGGGCGGCCGAGTCAGGCACATCCGTCAGCCGGCTCATCGAGCAAGCAGTGCGACTGTTTGTGCGGGCGCCGACTCACACGGTAGACGAAGAACCGTTCGAGTTGATCACCTTTGGAGCCGGCGGCGAGTTTTCCCGTCACAACATTGACAAGGCCTCCGCGCTGCTGGAGGCGGAAGATAGAGAACGGTACGGGTCGGGCAGCTAG
- a CDS encoding TonB-dependent receptor plug domain-containing protein produces the protein MGPRTGPIRRTPVTSRCRTGRSSLSARPARGRPTIAASAPWRVLAAQAPGRAVALLALLIATFPAAAQGQVTTTGSIRVAVSDPAGLSIPGATVTAAADDAATTRVAFTDAAGLVELRALNPSARYVVTVELPGFRTSRQAGVLVRAGQTASLAVSLEVGNLTEAVVVTAAPPVVDVTSAVVAEDITLDLTEAVPTGRSYQSYLQLVPGVLPDDPESPGNPASKSGLNYRDIGGDAGVSRDNFYYIDGINVTDGVSGTFGANLNTEIIQEQQVLTGGIPAEYVGAPGLLSSVITKSGANQFSGSINYFFQNDGLVAENRNASDQEFSRFDTALTGGGPVIRDEAWFFASYRRLGRTDTVVALDGIDVIRTVQKKQHQLYGRGTWAPDTNETITFTFLNDPTDISGSRNREVTNARDSSRVQGGNNYHLKYTRLFGNLLVEGSYSKHNGEVSDYAALSGPRNSIVFRDTDIRTLEDEQLGGFGLDDLDQRDTEGYKATAVVQSGRHAIHGGVEFMRNANLRDTVFDGGLYTSLAGPLAGLTAAELFAGSFSDTRFDPTNSSDYSGFIRTVDRLPDRASFYGLYDLDGDGTITQDELAAGLAFASTAGNPDGAINYDRMIQSELGLQQTRSDGLSFFLQDTFSVADNLSFDVGVRTERFAHFATDGVNIFTFDWTFAPRLSVSYDPAGNGRQRISAYYGRYYDPIRNNLTNFAGTLTGSIREEQVYANDQWVTYRVRGGPQQADALFAPTTKTPWTDDFQVSWETDLGGGRSVMALYTKRRTRDIIEDYDMALYAFRSDGTTNYPGRVDHPDSLFLGLDYFGYDTFPESNFVIATLAGGARDYQGLEFTFRQRLRANWQALAAYTYGHATGNTNSDSNADFQGDVIWLDPRAPNQWGDQPGSIAHLFKVSTSYHWAGGFQIGANWRWNSGTLASRTFRAFRRNLPVRVETGEEFEFAGITRRWLSPTAVGSLRNPSFGVVDVRLLYNYRLADTRLELFADVFNLLDSQDAIRNQDLLAGAGGNAFGDGIRFTPPRRVFLGTRLSFG, from the coding sequence TTGGGGCCAAGAACGGGTCCAATACGGCGAACGCCCGTGACATCACGCTGCCGGACGGGTCGCAGTTCTTTGTCGGCTCGTCCGGCACGGGGGCGCCCTACGATCGCCGCTAGCGCGCCCTGGCGGGTGCTTGCGGCGCAAGCTCCTGGCCGCGCGGTGGCGCTGCTTGCGCTGCTGATCGCCACGTTCCCGGCCGCCGCTCAAGGGCAGGTAACGACCACCGGCTCGATTCGGGTCGCCGTCAGCGATCCGGCCGGCCTCTCTATCCCCGGCGCCACCGTCACGGCGGCGGCGGATGATGCCGCCACCACGCGCGTCGCATTCACGGACGCGGCAGGGCTGGTCGAGTTGCGCGCCCTGAACCCGTCGGCCCGCTATGTCGTGACCGTCGAGTTGCCCGGCTTCCGAACGAGCCGGCAGGCGGGCGTCCTGGTCCGCGCGGGCCAGACCGCATCGCTCGCCGTGAGTCTGGAGGTCGGCAACCTGACCGAGGCCGTGGTGGTAACCGCCGCGCCCCCGGTCGTCGACGTCACCAGCGCGGTCGTCGCCGAAGACATCACCCTGGATCTGACCGAGGCGGTCCCGACCGGCCGCAGCTACCAGAGCTACCTGCAACTCGTGCCCGGCGTGCTGCCGGACGACCCGGAGTCACCCGGCAACCCCGCCTCCAAGTCGGGCCTCAACTACCGCGACATCGGCGGCGACGCAGGCGTTTCGCGCGACAACTTCTACTACATTGACGGCATCAACGTGACCGATGGCGTCAGCGGCACGTTCGGCGCCAACCTCAACACCGAGATCATCCAGGAGCAACAGGTGCTGACCGGGGGCATCCCGGCCGAGTACGTCGGTGCTCCCGGGCTGCTCTCGAGCGTCATCACGAAGTCGGGCGCCAACCAGTTCAGCGGCTCGATCAACTACTTCTTCCAGAACGACGGCCTCGTCGCCGAGAACCGCAACGCCTCCGATCAGGAGTTCTCCCGGTTCGACACGGCTCTCACCGGCGGCGGCCCGGTCATCAGGGACGAGGCATGGTTCTTTGCCAGCTACCGCCGGCTCGGGCGTACCGACACCGTGGTTGCTCTCGACGGAATCGACGTGATCCGCACCGTCCAGAAGAAACAGCACCAGCTCTACGGCCGAGGAACCTGGGCGCCGGACACGAACGAGACGATCACGTTCACGTTTCTGAATGACCCGACCGACATCAGCGGCAGCCGCAACCGCGAGGTCACGAACGCGAGGGACAGCAGTCGCGTTCAAGGGGGGAACAACTACCACCTGAAGTACACGCGCCTGTTCGGAAACCTGCTCGTGGAGGGCTCCTACAGCAAGCACAACGGCGAGGTGTCCGACTACGCGGCGCTCTCCGGCCCCAGAAACAGCATCGTCTTCAGGGACACCGATATCCGCACCCTCGAGGACGAGCAGCTCGGCGGCTTCGGGCTCGACGACCTCGATCAGCGCGACACCGAGGGCTACAAGGCCACCGCCGTGGTGCAATCTGGTCGCCACGCCATCCATGGCGGCGTGGAGTTCATGCGGAACGCAAACCTGCGCGACACGGTGTTCGACGGGGGGCTATACACCTCCCTGGCCGGTCCGCTGGCGGGACTCACCGCGGCCGAGCTGTTCGCGGGGAGCTTCTCCGATACCCGCTTCGACCCGACCAACAGCAGCGATTACTCCGGCTTCATCCGCACGGTCGACCGCCTTCCCGACCGGGCGTCGTTCTACGGGCTCTACGATCTGGACGGCGACGGCACGATCACCCAGGACGAACTCGCCGCCGGCCTGGCGTTCGCCAGCACCGCCGGGAACCCGGACGGGGCGATCAACTACGACCGGATGATCCAGTCGGAACTAGGCCTGCAGCAGACCCGTTCCGATGGGCTGAGCTTCTTCCTGCAGGATACGTTCAGCGTTGCTGACAACCTGTCGTTCGATGTCGGCGTGCGCACGGAGCGGTTTGCGCATTTCGCCACGGACGGCGTTAACATCTTCACCTTCGACTGGACGTTCGCGCCCCGCCTCAGTGTGTCGTACGACCCGGCCGGGAACGGACGGCAACGGATCAGCGCGTACTACGGCAGGTACTACGACCCGATTCGCAACAACCTCACGAATTTCGCGGGGACTCTGACCGGTTCCATCCGCGAGGAGCAGGTGTACGCCAACGATCAGTGGGTGACCTACCGGGTACGCGGGGGGCCTCAGCAGGCCGACGCGCTGTTCGCGCCGACCACGAAGACTCCATGGACCGACGACTTCCAGGTGAGCTGGGAAACCGACCTCGGCGGCGGCCGCAGCGTCATGGCCCTCTATACGAAACGGCGGACACGGGACATCATCGAGGACTACGACATGGCCCTCTATGCGTTCCGCTCCGACGGAACGACGAACTACCCGGGGCGGGTCGATCATCCGGACTCGCTCTTCCTCGGTCTCGACTACTTCGGTTACGACACCTTCCCCGAGTCGAACTTCGTCATTGCGACCCTCGCCGGCGGCGCGCGCGACTACCAAGGCCTCGAATTCACCTTCCGCCAGCGGCTGCGGGCCAACTGGCAGGCGCTGGCCGCTTACACCTACGGCCACGCGACCGGCAACACCAACTCGGACTCGAACGCCGACTTCCAGGGCGATGTGATCTGGCTCGACCCGCGCGCTCCGAACCAGTGGGGAGACCAGCCGGGTTCGATCGCGCACCTGTTCAAGGTGAGCACGTCGTACCACTGGGCCGGCGGATTCCAGATTGGCGCCAACTGGCGCTGGAATTCGGGGACGCTGGCCAGTCGCACGTTCCGGGCCTTCAGGCGCAACTTGCCCGTTCGCGTCGAGACCGGCGAGGAGTTCGAGTTCGCCGGGATCACGCGCCGCTGGCTCTCGCCGACCGCGGTAGGAAGCCTGCGCAATCCGTCCTTCGGGGTTGTCGACGTCCGCCTGCTCTACAACTATCGGCTCGCGGACACCCGCCTCGAGCTGTTCGCGGACGTCTTCAACCTGCTCGACAGTCAGGACGCCATTCGCAACCAGGACCTGCTGGCCGGCGCCGGCGGCAACGCCTTCGGCGACGGTATCCGCTTCACGCCGCCGCGGCGGGTCTTCCTCGGCACCCGGCTGAGCTTCGGTTAG
- a CDS encoding cytochrome c, translating to MDLRLSAAVIGILLAGALPAPATAQDHPGSVPYQQVCQACHGEGARGNIAPALVPGSFDTNYVLAVVREGYGQMPPISRRELTDDQVRQVVGYLDSLNAGGSGGAGGSAATQSAYDGPRTPEGQPDLNGIWQTLNSASWDIRPHNASDGIPAGLGVVVGDEIPYQEWAAEQQEQNYANRLQDDPVRKCYLPGVPRITYMPFPFRILQTPDHVVITYEYQHVVRIIYTDGSDHPLPNDFWLGDSRGHWEGDTLVVDTTHFNGLTWFDAAGNFHSNQLHVVERYTPVSETHIDYEVTIEDPEVFTRPWTMRMPLYRRLEERLQLLDYDCVDFILQKLTAPEGGAP from the coding sequence ATGGACCTCCGCCTCTCGGCAGCGGTGATCGGCATCCTTCTGGCAGGCGCCCTTCCGGCGCCGGCAACCGCCCAGGACCACCCCGGCAGCGTTCCCTACCAGCAGGTTTGCCAGGCATGCCATGGCGAGGGGGCGCGCGGAAATATCGCGCCAGCGCTTGTGCCGGGCAGCTTCGACACGAACTATGTCCTGGCCGTCGTCCGCGAGGGCTACGGCCAGATGCCACCCATCTCGCGGCGCGAGCTCACCGATGACCAGGTGCGGCAGGTGGTCGGCTACCTCGACTCGCTCAACGCCGGGGGAAGCGGCGGCGCGGGCGGGTCGGCCGCGACCCAGAGCGCCTACGACGGACCGCGGACGCCGGAAGGACAGCCCGACCTGAACGGCATCTGGCAGACGCTCAATTCAGCGTCGTGGGACATCCGCCCGCACAACGCGTCGGACGGCATCCCCGCCGGCCTCGGCGTCGTCGTCGGCGACGAAATCCCCTACCAGGAATGGGCGGCCGAACAGCAGGAGCAGAACTACGCCAACCGGCTGCAGGACGATCCCGTCCGCAAGTGCTACCTGCCCGGCGTGCCGCGCATCACCTACATGCCGTTCCCGTTCCGGATCCTGCAGACGCCCGATCACGTCGTCATCACGTACGAATACCAGCACGTCGTCCGCATCATCTATACCGACGGCAGCGACCATCCGTTGCCGAACGACTTCTGGCTGGGCGACTCGCGGGGCCACTGGGAAGGCGACACGCTCGTCGTCGACACCACCCACTTCAACGGACTCACCTGGTTCGACGCGGCGGGCAACTTTCACAGCAATCAGTTGCATGTCGTCGAGCGCTATACGCCCGTCAGCGAGACCCATATCGACTACGAAGTGACCATCGAGGATCCGGAGGTCTTCACCCGGCCCTGGACGATGCGGATGCCGCTCTATCGCCGGTTGGAAGAGCGGCTGCAACTGCTCGACTACGACTGCGTCGACTTCATCCTGCAGAAACTGACCGCACCAGAGGGAGGTGCACCATGA
- a CDS encoding low specificity L-threonine aldolase — translation MPACRLMSNRVVSLYSDTETRPTEGMRAAIAAAKVGDEQKNADPTVLALQERVAGLLGKEAALWMPTGTMCNLTAIRTHTRPGDAIVADWMAHIVRAESGGSALASGVTIEPIRTARGIFTPDEAEAAIARATTVPTPYGQPVSLVCVEQTHNFGGGAVWPLDALREVSGAVRGRGIAMHMDGARLMNASVAAGAPAADFAACVDSVWIDFTKGLGAPIGAVLAGSKEFIQAARRFKQLFGGAMRQAGIAAAGCLYALDHHVERLADDHANARRLATGLAEIPSITLRTPEPETNMIFFAVDGLRMTAAEFAAKLKAAGVLMSGAGGYVRAVTHLDVSRDDIDRALAVIRGVAASGD, via the coding sequence ATGCCGGCGTGCAGGCTGATGTCCAACCGCGTCGTCTCCCTCTACAGTGATACCGAGACCCGCCCCACGGAAGGAATGCGCGCCGCGATCGCCGCGGCCAAGGTGGGTGACGAGCAGAAGAACGCCGACCCGACCGTCCTCGCCCTGCAGGAACGCGTCGCCGGCCTGCTCGGCAAGGAGGCGGCGCTCTGGATGCCGACCGGCACGATGTGCAACCTGACGGCGATCCGGACGCACACCCGACCGGGTGACGCCATCGTCGCCGACTGGATGGCGCATATCGTCCGCGCGGAATCGGGCGGGTCGGCCCTGGCGTCCGGGGTGACGATAGAACCGATCCGGACCGCCCGGGGGATCTTCACCCCCGACGAAGCCGAAGCCGCTATCGCCCGAGCGACCACGGTGCCGACACCGTACGGCCAGCCCGTCTCGCTGGTTTGCGTCGAGCAGACCCACAACTTCGGTGGCGGCGCGGTCTGGCCGCTCGACGCGTTGCGTGAGGTCTCGGGCGCCGTGCGCGGGCGCGGCATCGCGATGCACATGGACGGCGCGCGGCTGATGAACGCGTCGGTGGCGGCCGGGGCGCCGGCGGCAGACTTCGCGGCCTGCGTCGACTCGGTCTGGATCGACTTCACGAAGGGACTCGGAGCCCCGATTGGCGCGGTGCTGGCCGGATCGAAGGAATTCATCCAGGCCGCGCGGCGCTTCAAGCAGCTCTTCGGAGGAGCGATGCGGCAGGCGGGGATCGCGGCGGCGGGCTGCCTGTACGCGCTGGATCACCACGTCGAGCGGCTGGCCGACGATCATGCGAACGCGCGCCGCCTGGCGACCGGATTGGCGGAGATTCCCAGCATCACGCTGCGGACGCCGGAACCGGAAACGAACATGATCTTCTTCGCCGTCGACGGCCTCAGGATGACCGCCGCCGAATTCGCGGCGAAGCTGAAGGCGGCCGGCGTCCTGATGAGCGGCGCGGGTGGGTACGTCCGCGCCGTCACGCATCTCGACGTGTCGCGGGACGACATCGACCGCGCCCTCGCCGTGATCCGGGGCGTGGCGGCCAGTGGCGACTGA
- a CDS encoding helix-turn-helix transcriptional regulator: MTQQQLADRVGVTRQTVNAIEGGKYSPSLEVAFRIAHVFRKPLEEVFQFVAASG; the protein is encoded by the coding sequence ATGACGCAGCAGCAACTCGCCGATCGGGTCGGCGTCACCCGGCAGACCGTCAACGCTATCGAGGGCGGCAAGTACTCGCCGTCGCTCGAGGTCGCGTTCCGGATTGCCCACGTGTTCCGCAAGCCGCTCGAAGAAGTGTTTCAGTTCGTCGCCGCGTCCGGGTGA
- a CDS encoding PQQ-binding-like beta-propeller repeat protein, with protein sequence MGDEQKNADPTVLALQERVGGGRGAGGGLRRLRRLGLDRLHEGTGSPDWRGPGRVEGLHPGRAALQAALRRSDAAGGDRGGGDPYLYAFDAATGEELTRHATEFRTSGNPMS encoded by the coding sequence GTGGGTGACGAGCAGAAGAACGCCGACCCGACCGTCCTTGCCCTGCAGGAACGCGTCGGTGGCGGCCGGGGTGCCGGCGGCGGACTTCGCCGCCTGCGTCGACTCGGTCTGGATCGACTTCACGAAGGGACTGGGAGCCCCGATTGGCGCGGTCCTGGCCGGGTCGAAGGACTTCATCCAGGCCGCGCGGCGCTTCAAGCAGCTCTTCGGAGGAGCGATGCGGCAGGCGGGGATCGCGGCGGCGGCGACCCGTACCTCTACGCGTTCGACGCCGCCACCGGCGAAGAGCTGACGCGCCATGCGACCGAGTTCCGGACGAGCGGCAACCCGATGAGTTAG
- a CDS encoding class I SAM-dependent methyltransferase gives MTQPAAYDAIADRYRESKWLLFRHYVERYTLVELLGDLRGRTVLDLACGEGVYARQFKRSGAAAVTGVDLSREMVALAEAEERRDPLGCRYVCEDAATFTPPAPVDIVVAIYLLNYARTRLAINRFFRACYRALRSGGRLVGFNDNVRRPPQPGASLAKYGLERTCPHPPSEGDIIQYRITNHDGRSFEFENYYLEPATYTAAARDAGFDDFRWVDALLDPSEHGDPYWGEFMAQAPLTAFTASKPR, from the coding sequence ATGACGCAGCCCGCCGCCTACGATGCCATCGCCGATCGCTACCGCGAATCGAAGTGGCTGCTGTTCCGCCACTACGTAGAGCGATACACGCTCGTCGAGTTGCTGGGTGACCTGCGCGGCAGGACGGTGCTGGACCTGGCCTGTGGCGAGGGAGTCTACGCGCGCCAATTCAAGCGGTCCGGCGCAGCCGCCGTGACCGGCGTCGATCTCTCGCGGGAAATGGTCGCGCTGGCGGAGGCGGAGGAGCGCAGGGACCCGCTTGGCTGCCGCTATGTCTGCGAAGATGCCGCCACGTTCACGCCGCCGGCGCCGGTCGATATCGTGGTCGCGATCTATCTTCTCAACTACGCGCGAACCCGGCTCGCAATCAATCGGTTCTTCCGCGCGTGCTATCGCGCTCTGAGGTCTGGTGGCCGGCTCGTCGGATTCAACGACAACGTGCGGCGTCCGCCGCAGCCGGGAGCTTCACTGGCGAAGTACGGATTGGAAAGAACGTGTCCGCACCCTCCGAGCGAAGGCGACATCATCCAGTACCGGATCACGAATCACGACGGGCGGTCGTTTGAATTCGAGAACTACTATCTGGAACCCGCCACCTACACGGCGGCGGCGCGCGATGCCGGTTTCGACGATTTCCGCTGGGTCGATGCCCTGCTCGATCCGTCCGAGCACGGCGACCCGTACTGGGGCGAATTCATGGCCCAGGCGCCCCTGACGGCCTTCACCGCGTCGAAGCCCCGTTAG